A window from Megasphaera vaginalis (ex Bordigoni et al. 2020) encodes these proteins:
- the glpK gene encoding glycerol kinase GlpK, translating into MEKRYVMALDAGTTSNRAIIFDENSQIMGVSQKEFTQYFPQPGWVEHDANEILKTMMDVMQAVLEQTGLTAAEIAAIGITNQRETTVVWDKRTGCPVYNAIVWQSRQTAEICEELKANGLVDEFREKTGLVIDAYFSGTKIKWILDHVEGARERAERGELLFGTVDSWLIWKLSGGKVHVTDYSNASRTLLYNIKELKWDDQLLSYLGVPKSMLPEVRPSSEVYGHTDAALLGAPVKIAGAAGDQQAALFGQNCFEPGMAKNTYGTGCFMLMNTGTTPIMSENGLVTTIAWGLDGKVEYALEGSIFVAGSAIQWLRDGLRLLDTAPDSEWVAKRVPDSDGVYVVPAFVGLGAPYWDMNARGLIIGITRGTSKAHIVRATLDSMAYQTKDVLSAMEADSGITLAALKVDGGAVANNMLMQFQADILRVPVDRPQVIETTALGAAYLAGLAVGVWQSKEELKKSWKLQNRFEPQMEVAASAAYYKGWRKAVKHAMHWLDEE; encoded by the coding sequence ATGGAAAAAAGATATGTCATGGCTTTAGATGCCGGGACAACGAGCAACAGAGCGATTATTTTCGATGAAAATTCACAGATCATGGGCGTCAGCCAGAAGGAATTTACCCAGTATTTTCCACAGCCCGGCTGGGTAGAGCATGATGCCAATGAAATTTTGAAGACCATGATGGATGTCATGCAGGCCGTTTTGGAGCAGACGGGGCTGACGGCCGCCGAAATCGCGGCTATCGGCATTACGAATCAGCGCGAAACGACGGTGGTTTGGGATAAACGGACGGGATGCCCGGTCTATAACGCGATTGTGTGGCAGTCTCGGCAGACGGCGGAAATTTGCGAAGAATTGAAGGCTAATGGGCTGGTCGATGAATTCAGGGAAAAGACGGGATTGGTCATTGACGCGTATTTTTCAGGAACGAAGATCAAATGGATTCTCGATCATGTGGAAGGAGCGAGAGAACGGGCCGAACGAGGCGAGCTTCTCTTCGGTACCGTTGATTCGTGGCTGATTTGGAAGTTGTCAGGCGGGAAGGTGCATGTTACAGATTATTCCAACGCATCCCGCACGCTTCTCTATAATATTAAAGAGCTCAAATGGGATGATCAGCTCCTTTCGTATTTAGGCGTTCCTAAGAGCATGTTGCCGGAAGTGCGACCGTCAAGTGAAGTGTACGGGCACACAGATGCGGCGCTGTTGGGCGCACCTGTTAAAATTGCCGGCGCAGCAGGGGATCAGCAGGCGGCGCTTTTCGGACAGAACTGCTTTGAACCGGGTATGGCCAAAAACACCTACGGCACCGGCTGCTTCATGTTGATGAATACGGGAACAACGCCGATTATGTCGGAAAACGGCCTGGTCACAACGATCGCCTGGGGCCTTGACGGCAAAGTCGAATACGCCCTGGAAGGTTCTATCTTTGTTGCCGGATCGGCTATTCAATGGCTTCGTGACGGCCTTCGCCTTCTTGATACGGCGCCTGATTCGGAATGGGTCGCCAAACGTGTTCCGGACAGTGACGGCGTGTATGTCGTGCCGGCCTTTGTCGGTCTCGGCGCTCCCTATTGGGATATGAACGCGCGCGGACTCATCATCGGCATTACGCGCGGCACGTCGAAAGCGCATATCGTGCGGGCGACGCTGGATTCCATGGCGTACCAGACGAAAGATGTTCTCAGCGCGATGGAAGCCGATTCGGGCATTACCCTTGCGGCGCTGAAGGTTGACGGCGGCGCCGTCGCCAATAATATGCTCATGCAGTTCCAGGCGGATATTCTCCGTGTCCCCGTTGACAGACCGCAAGTTATTGAAACAACGGCTCTTGGCGCCGCGTATTTGGCCGGTCTCGCTGTCGGCGTTTGGCAGTCGAAGGAAGAATTGAAGAAGAGCTGGAAATTGCAGAACCGCTTTGAACCCCAAATGGAAGTCGCCGCTTCGGCCGCGTATTACAAAGGTTGGCGCAAGGCCGTTAAGCACGCCATGCACTGGCTTGATGAAGAGTGA
- a CDS encoding MIP/aquaporin family protein — MENLLGEFFGTLVLIVFGAGVCACNTLTKSKGQNGGWICITVGWGFAVTLGVFTATTLGAPQGDLNPAVTLGKMMIGIYTLPQFLATSAVQILGGICGAAVVWLAYLPHWRETEDKGAKLGIFCTAPAIRNYPLNFLCEFIASFFLMFIIWMIFSKQVGAIPAGLGPYLVGVLIWALGLSLGGPTGYAMNPARDLGPRIAHAILPIAGKGGNGWEYAWIPVLAPMAGALFAYVVAAVFSVF; from the coding sequence ATGGAAAACTTATTGGGTGAATTTTTCGGAACGCTTGTGCTTATCGTTTTCGGTGCCGGCGTTTGCGCTTGTAATACATTGACAAAATCAAAAGGTCAGAACGGCGGTTGGATTTGCATTACCGTCGGCTGGGGTTTCGCCGTTACCTTAGGCGTCTTTACGGCGACGACGCTGGGCGCGCCGCAAGGGGATTTGAATCCTGCCGTAACGCTGGGAAAAATGATGATCGGCATTTATACGCTGCCGCAGTTTTTGGCCACATCGGCCGTTCAGATCCTGGGCGGTATTTGCGGCGCAGCCGTTGTCTGGCTCGCATACTTGCCGCATTGGCGGGAAACGGAAGACAAGGGGGCCAAGCTGGGAATCTTTTGCACGGCTCCGGCGATTCGCAACTATCCCCTTAACTTCCTGTGCGAGTTTATTGCGTCCTTTTTCCTGATGTTTATTATCTGGATGATTTTCTCCAAACAGGTGGGAGCCATTCCTGCCGGCCTCGGGCCCTATCTCGTCGGCGTATTGATTTGGGCTTTGGGCCTCAGTCTCGGCGGGCCGACGGGATATGCCATGAATCCGGCTCGTGATCTGGGTCCCCGTATCGCACATGCGATTCTTCCCATTGCCGGAAAAGGCGGGAACGGTTGGGAGTATGCCTGGATTCCCGTTCTCGCTCCCATGGCAGGCGCTTTATTTGCTTATGTAGTAGCCGCCGTTTTTTCCGTATTTTAA
- a CDS encoding NAD(P)/FAD-dependent oxidoreductase has protein sequence MIKKADVVVIGGGITGAAVLRELSKYDLHAVLLEAEPELAAGTTKANSAILHAGFDAPTGSMKAQMNVDGNRIYHELKEELDLDITWCGSLVAALDEEQARTVRDLYERGVANGVPGLEIWDSEKVHAFEPNLSDDVCCALWAPTAGICWPFGLTAAFAENAVINGADVIRECKVVGFEIIDGAVKAVKTNRGRIETRFVVNAAGVHADDMSRLAGDDSFQIHPRKGEYILFDKSVQQDLVHSPVFPTPSKLGKGILVCATTHGNVFVGPNAEDLPDEAKDDTMVTLKGMDDILEKARRLVPALPLGATITEFAGIRAVSSTGDFVLGPSSCTQGLIQAAGIQSPGLTSAPAIAEYLTGFIVAELGAKRKADYRPGRPQQPCFRELSTAGKKKLIAKDPRYGRVICRCETITEGEIIDAIHRPCGARTVDGVKRRTRAGMGRCQGGFCGPRVTQILARELRIPVTEVRKEMGESYLFYAKETTRGGKE, from the coding sequence ATGATAAAAAAAGCAGATGTTGTCGTAATCGGCGGCGGAATCACCGGGGCAGCCGTATTGCGGGAATTATCCAAGTATGATCTTCATGCCGTGCTGCTTGAGGCGGAACCGGAATTGGCCGCAGGCACGACCAAGGCAAACAGCGCTATCCTTCATGCCGGGTTCGATGCGCCGACGGGATCGATGAAGGCGCAGATGAATGTCGACGGCAACAGGATTTATCACGAGCTGAAAGAAGAACTCGATCTCGATATTACATGGTGCGGTTCGCTAGTCGCGGCGTTGGATGAAGAGCAGGCCCGGACCGTTCGTGATCTGTATGAACGGGGAGTAGCCAACGGCGTACCCGGTCTTGAAATTTGGGACAGTGAGAAGGTGCATGCTTTCGAACCGAATTTGAGTGACGACGTGTGCTGCGCGCTCTGGGCGCCGACGGCAGGTATCTGTTGGCCTTTCGGGCTTACTGCGGCTTTTGCCGAAAACGCCGTCATCAACGGCGCCGACGTCATTCGTGAATGCAAGGTTGTCGGTTTTGAGATTATCGACGGCGCCGTCAAGGCCGTCAAAACGAACCGAGGCCGTATTGAAACCCGTTTTGTCGTCAATGCGGCCGGCGTTCATGCCGATGATATGAGCAGACTTGCCGGCGATGATTCGTTCCAAATTCATCCGCGCAAAGGAGAGTATATCCTTTTTGATAAATCTGTTCAGCAAGATTTAGTACACAGCCCCGTTTTTCCGACGCCGAGCAAGCTGGGAAAAGGGATTCTCGTTTGTGCCACGACACATGGAAACGTTTTCGTCGGCCCGAATGCGGAGGATTTGCCTGATGAAGCAAAAGACGATACCATGGTCACCCTGAAGGGGATGGATGATATTCTTGAAAAAGCGCGCAGACTGGTGCCGGCGTTGCCGTTAGGGGCCACGATTACGGAATTTGCCGGTATCCGCGCCGTATCCAGTACGGGCGATTTCGTTCTCGGCCCTTCATCCTGCACGCAGGGGTTGATTCAGGCTGCCGGTATTCAGTCGCCGGGCCTGACGTCGGCACCGGCGATTGCCGAATACTTGACAGGGTTTATCGTTGCCGAACTCGGCGCAAAGAGGAAGGCTGATTACCGGCCAGGGCGTCCGCAGCAGCCCTGTTTCCGCGAGCTTTCGACAGCCGGGAAAAAGAAGCTGATTGCCAAAGACCCTCGTTACGGACGTGTCATTTGCCGCTGCGAAACGATTACGGAAGGGGAAATCATCGACGCCATCCATCGCCCTTGCGGCGCGCGTACCGTTGACGGTGTCAAGCGCCGTACACGTGCCGGCATGGGGCGCTGCCAGGGCGGTTTCTGCGGTCCCCGCGTGACGCAGATCCTGGCGCGGGAACTCCGTATTCCCGTAACGGAAGTACGCAAGGAAATGGGCGAATCTTACCTGTTTTATGCGAAAGAGACGACGAGGGGAGGTAAGGAATAA
- a CDS encoding NAD(P)/FAD-dependent oxidoreductase codes for MNKIYDVIIVGGGPAGLSAAYSAWQNGAESILVLERDREPGGILQQCIHNGFGLHHFKEELTGPGYAQRCYDLVKDKREIEILVDTMVLEVNKDKTVTAVSPAQGLFTVQGQTLILTMGCRERTRGAIRIPGYRPAGVFTAGAAQRMVNMEGYLPGKKIVILGSGDIGLIMARRMSLEGCKVQAVLEICPFSNGLTRNMVQCLDDYDIPLYLSHTITAIHGKDRVTGITAAAVDEKMRPVAGTEFDIDCDTLLLSVGLIPENELSLGLGLSMHSLTNGPIVDQHRETSIPSIFAAGNVVHVHDLVDFVSEEAEIAGKFAALKARRVLAAAVADVTVEAADEVRTCVPQHLRVTEEHEVIRLFMRVRRPLKKCRLTIRSGEDTLLTKVLPVAKPSEMIAVNVPADKAAGHYTTWSVSVMEEEA; via the coding sequence ATGAACAAGATCTATGACGTTATCATTGTCGGCGGCGGTCCGGCCGGCCTTTCCGCCGCGTATAGCGCCTGGCAGAACGGCGCGGAGAGCATACTCGTTCTCGAACGGGACCGCGAGCCGGGCGGTATTTTGCAGCAATGTATTCACAACGGCTTCGGCCTCCATCATTTCAAGGAGGAATTGACAGGCCCCGGGTATGCACAGCGGTGTTATGATTTGGTAAAAGATAAGCGGGAAATAGAGATCCTGGTTGATACGATGGTGCTTGAAGTGAACAAGGACAAGACCGTAACGGCCGTCAGTCCGGCGCAGGGACTGTTCACGGTACAAGGGCAGACCTTGATTCTGACGATGGGCTGCCGCGAACGGACGCGCGGTGCCATTCGCATTCCCGGCTACCGGCCTGCCGGCGTTTTTACGGCCGGCGCGGCGCAGCGTATGGTCAATATGGAAGGGTATTTGCCGGGGAAAAAGATCGTTATCCTTGGCAGCGGCGATATTGGCCTGATCATGGCGCGCCGTATGTCCCTTGAAGGTTGCAAAGTGCAGGCCGTTCTGGAGATTTGCCCTTTTTCCAACGGGTTGACGCGTAATATGGTACAATGTCTCGACGACTATGACATTCCCCTGTATTTGTCTCATACGATTACCGCTATCCACGGCAAAGATCGCGTTACGGGAATTACAGCCGCCGCCGTTGATGAGAAGATGCGCCCCGTAGCCGGGACGGAATTCGATATTGATTGCGATACGCTGCTGTTGTCCGTTGGCCTGATACCGGAAAATGAATTATCTTTGGGCCTCGGTCTTTCCATGCACTCTCTGACCAACGGGCCGATCGTCGATCAGCACCGTGAGACGAGTATTCCCAGCATCTTTGCCGCCGGCAATGTCGTCCATGTTCATGATCTCGTCGATTTCGTTTCGGAAGAGGCAGAGATAGCCGGTAAATTTGCCGCTTTGAAAGCGCGCCGCGTTCTTGCCGCCGCCGTCGCCGACGTGACAGTCGAGGCGGCAGATGAAGTACGTACCTGTGTGCCGCAGCATCTGCGGGTCACCGAAGAGCATGAAGTGATTCGTCTCTTTATGCGTGTAAGGCGGCCGTTGAAAAAATGCCGTCTCACGATCAGGAGCGGCGAAGATACGTTGTTGACAAAAGTCTTGCCCGTTGCCAAACCGAGTGAAATGATTGCCGTCAATGTACCGGCTGACAAGGCGGCAGGCCATTATACGACATGGTCTGTTTCCGTTATGGAGGAGGAAGCATGA
- a CDS encoding DUF1667 domain-containing protein, with amino-acid sequence MMSTEIKKMNCINCPMGCALTVEINDGTIGQITGNTCPRGITYAQQELTAPKRMLTATVRTQDGALPLLPVVSKEALPKNKVLDCAAFLRGVTAVMPVRTGDVVVADILGLGVDIVASRDMAKK; translated from the coding sequence ATGATGAGCACGGAAATAAAAAAAATGAACTGCATCAATTGCCCCATGGGATGCGCTTTGACTGTGGAGATCAACGACGGAACGATCGGGCAGATTACGGGAAACACGTGTCCCCGCGGCATAACTTATGCGCAGCAGGAACTGACGGCGCCGAAACGGATGCTGACGGCGACTGTACGTACGCAAGACGGTGCTTTGCCGCTTTTGCCGGTTGTTTCCAAAGAAGCGCTGCCGAAGAATAAGGTTCTTGACTGTGCCGCGTTCTTGCGCGGTGTGACGGCAGTCATGCCGGTTCGGACCGGTGATGTCGTTGTCGCCGATATTCTGGGGCTCGGCGTGGATATCGTTGCCAGTCGCGATATGGCAAAAAAATAA
- the cysK gene encoding cysteine synthase A, translating into MSTIYTSALDLIGNTPLLEPVRYNAAAGIKGKLFVKLEAFNPAGSAKDRIAKAMIEDAEKQGLLKKGSVIIEPTSGNTGIGLAAVAAAKGYRAIFTMPETMSVERRNLIAAYGAEIVLTPGKEGMTGSVAKAEELASEIDGAYIPGQFTNPVNPRIHKETTGPEIYRDTDGAVDIFLAGVGTGGTLSGVGQYLKEQKPAVKIIAVEPKDSPLLSEGHAGSHKLQGIGANFVPKTLDTTIYDSVFTVTTEEAYDTARLFTQKEGLLIGISGGAALYAATRTAALPENNGKTIVVLLPDNGDRYLTTPDFIKAK; encoded by the coding sequence ATGAGTACTATTTATACCAGCGCATTGGATCTGATCGGCAACACCCCTTTGTTGGAACCTGTACGCTATAATGCGGCGGCAGGGATAAAGGGAAAATTATTCGTCAAGTTGGAAGCTTTTAATCCGGCCGGTTCTGCCAAAGACCGCATCGCCAAGGCCATGATTGAAGACGCAGAAAAGCAGGGCCTGCTGAAAAAAGGTTCCGTCATCATCGAACCGACCAGCGGCAATACGGGCATCGGCCTCGCCGCCGTTGCCGCCGCCAAAGGCTATCGGGCAATCTTCACCATGCCGGAAACGATGTCCGTTGAACGTCGCAACCTGATCGCCGCTTACGGCGCCGAAATCGTTCTCACACCGGGAAAAGAAGGAATGACCGGCTCCGTCGCCAAAGCGGAAGAACTGGCAAGCGAAATCGACGGCGCATACATTCCCGGCCAATTTACCAATCCCGTCAATCCCCGTATCCATAAGGAAACGACAGGTCCGGAAATTTATCGGGACACAGACGGCGCCGTCGATATCTTCCTTGCCGGCGTCGGCACAGGCGGCACGCTTTCCGGCGTCGGTCAATATTTAAAGGAACAAAAGCCTGCCGTCAAGATCATCGCCGTAGAACCGAAGGATTCGCCGCTCCTTTCCGAAGGACATGCCGGTTCACACAAACTGCAGGGAATCGGCGCGAATTTTGTGCCGAAAACGCTGGATACAACGATCTACGATTCCGTTTTTACCGTAACGACAGAAGAAGCCTACGATACGGCCCGCCTGTTTACACAAAAAGAAGGCCTCCTCATTGGGATCTCCGGCGGTGCCGCGCTCTATGCCGCCACGAGAACCGCCGCCTTGCCGGAAAATAACGGCAAGACGATTGTCGTTCTTCTGCCCGATAACGGCGACCGTTATTTGACGACACCGGACTTTATCAAGGCGAAATAA
- the cysE gene encoding serine O-acetyltransferase, giving the protein MFATLRKDIQVIKDRDPAAKNTLEILTCYSGLHAIWAYRLAHCFYRRQWFVTARIISTISRFCTGIEIHPGAEIGEGLFIDHGMGIVIGETTIIGKNVSLYQGVTLGGTGKEKGKRHPTIGDYVVVASGAKVLGSFTVGEGAKIGAGSVVLKEVPPHSTVVGIPGHVVLQKGRKVRRAPSEADVDLNHHTLPDPLEEQIAALQQQVAFLQRTVENLTRSETVLHSIRGGRN; this is encoded by the coding sequence ATGTTCGCGACACTTCGCAAGGATATTCAAGTTATCAAAGACCGCGATCCGGCGGCGAAAAACACCTTGGAAATTCTCACGTGTTATTCCGGTCTTCACGCCATCTGGGCATACCGGCTGGCACATTGTTTCTACCGCCGCCAATGGTTCGTGACGGCGCGCATCATTTCAACAATCAGCCGCTTCTGCACCGGTATAGAAATACACCCCGGCGCTGAAATCGGCGAAGGTCTCTTCATCGATCACGGCATGGGAATCGTTATCGGCGAAACGACGATAATCGGCAAAAATGTTTCGCTCTACCAGGGCGTGACTTTGGGCGGCACGGGAAAAGAAAAAGGCAAACGTCATCCGACGATCGGCGACTACGTCGTCGTCGCCAGCGGCGCCAAAGTACTCGGTTCTTTCACCGTCGGCGAAGGCGCCAAAATCGGCGCCGGCTCCGTCGTCTTGAAAGAAGTGCCGCCTCATTCGACGGTCGTCGGCATTCCCGGCCACGTCGTTCTGCAAAAGGGCCGCAAAGTACGTCGGGCCCCGTCCGAAGCCGACGTCGACTTGAATCATCATACACTGCCGGACCCGCTGGAAGAGCAGATCGCCGCCTTGCAGCAGCAAGTGGCGTTCCTGCAGCGGACAGTAGAAAATCTGACGCGATCCGAGACGGTTCTCCACAGTATCCGCGGCGGCCGTAACTGA
- a CDS encoding AzlC family ABC transporter permease yields MSMLKRSAFTYALPLTTPICAGFLFLGLSYGLYATSKGLPVYYPTLMSALIYAGSMEFVTVSLLLAPFNPVGVFFLTLMVNARHIFYGLAMLAKYRHLGWKTYYLIFGMCDETFAINAATDVPPDIDRSWFYVHVTWLNQVYWVGGATIGGLVGNYLTFLPTKGIEFILTALFLVLLLELTHKEKGLRNGLIGLATTAAALLIFGAAQFIIPAMIGITSIFFVLYKKGDVIRD; encoded by the coding sequence ATGTCAATGTTGAAAAGGTCGGCATTTACGTACGCGTTGCCGCTGACGACGCCGATTTGCGCAGGTTTTTTGTTTTTAGGACTTTCTTATGGACTGTACGCTACCAGCAAGGGGTTGCCCGTGTATTATCCGACACTGATGAGCGCGCTGATTTATGCCGGCTCCATGGAATTCGTAACGGTCAGTCTTTTGTTGGCGCCGTTCAATCCTGTCGGCGTTTTTTTTCTGACCCTCATGGTCAATGCGCGCCACATTTTTTACGGACTGGCGATGTTGGCGAAATACAGACATTTAGGGTGGAAGACATATTATCTTATTTTCGGCATGTGCGACGAAACCTTTGCGATCAACGCCGCTACAGATGTGCCTCCCGATATTGATCGGTCCTGGTTCTATGTTCACGTTACCTGGCTTAATCAGGTGTATTGGGTCGGCGGCGCAACGATTGGCGGACTGGTCGGGAATTATCTCACCTTTTTGCCGACGAAGGGAATAGAATTTATTTTGACCGCCCTCTTTCTCGTCTTGCTGCTGGAATTGACGCATAAGGAAAAAGGCCTTCGCAACGGCCTTATCGGACTGGCGACGACGGCTGCCGCTCTACTGATCTTCGGCGCGGCGCAGTTTATCATTCCCGCCATGATCGGTATTACGAGTATCTTTTTCGTCCTATATAAGAAAGGGGATGTGATCCGTGACTGA
- a CDS encoding branched-chain amino acid transporter permease — MTELEMALTVAVVVAGTMTTRYISFAVFAAQKEPPALVRYLGTVLPGAVMGLLVVYSLKDTVLVTWSYGLPEIIASVVLVAVHLWRRNVLLSMAVGTILYMLLVQLVFH; from the coding sequence GTGACTGAGTTGGAAATGGCCCTAACCGTCGCTGTCGTCGTTGCCGGCACGATGACGACGCGATATATATCCTTTGCCGTTTTTGCGGCGCAGAAAGAACCGCCGGCTCTCGTCCGCTACTTGGGAACGGTCTTGCCCGGAGCCGTCATGGGTCTTCTCGTGGTGTACTCTCTTAAAGATACGGTCCTGGTCACGTGGTCCTATGGTCTGCCGGAGATCATTGCGTCCGTCGTCCTTGTAGCCGTTCATCTTTGGCGTCGCAACGTACTGTTGAGCATGGCTGTCGGTACGATTCTGTATATGTTGCTGGTGCAGCTTGTGTTCCATTGA
- a CDS encoding MBL fold metallo-hydrolase, with the protein MSEIKVTYLDHSGFAAETATKILVFDYYRDPAHVVDAYTKSRKDVYFFVTHSHGDHFNKHIADFASFTKGYIVNDGVPFTNGAADNVYSLALYETLQLQDLQIRQYGSTDEGGSFYVETDGVRIFHAGDLNWWHWLGDTDENNQAMKELFDKEMERLDGLTFDLAFFPVDARLEGAREWGVASFLSHVHVTKCLVPMHYFGVPWEPSEAFNKNFPTVPVWIPRTGGDTTVLA; encoded by the coding sequence ATGTCTGAAATAAAGGTAACGTATTTGGACCACAGCGGCTTTGCAGCCGAAACGGCGACGAAAATACTGGTTTTCGATTATTACCGGGACCCGGCCCATGTCGTCGATGCGTATACAAAGAGCCGGAAGGATGTCTACTTTTTTGTAACCCACTCCCACGGTGATCACTTTAATAAGCATATTGCCGATTTCGCTTCCTTTACGAAGGGATACATCGTCAATGATGGCGTTCCGTTTACGAACGGGGCTGCCGATAACGTGTATTCCCTGGCTCTTTATGAAACGCTGCAGCTTCAGGATCTGCAGATTCGTCAATACGGATCGACTGATGAAGGCGGGTCTTTTTATGTTGAAACGGACGGCGTCCGCATCTTTCATGCCGGTGATCTGAATTGGTGGCACTGGCTGGGAGACACGGACGAAAATAATCAGGCCATGAAAGAATTGTTTGATAAGGAAATGGAAAGACTTGACGGGCTTACATTCGATCTCGCCTTCTTTCCTGTCGACGCCCGGCTGGAAGGCGCCCGCGAATGGGGCGTCGCTTCTTTTTTGAGTCACGTTCACGTGACGAAATGCCTGGTTCCCATGCATTACTTCGGTGTTCCCTGGGAGCCGTCGGAGGCCTTTAACAAAAACTTTCCCACCGTGCCTGTATGGATACCCCGTACCGGCGGCGATACGACGGTATTGGCGTGA
- a CDS encoding DUF445 domain-containing protein: MQQYKRSHIAEYILVLAAILLLLAYPFTDSFGGSLVTHMAAAALIGGLADWYAVTALFRRPLGISFKTELVPRSKERIAETARHMIESEILTVPNMYAVLKHHPVLDAALTYLHTERGFQSAERILGQILNTFLYTVDMKKAVAAFSDFGEGALAKLQIAPMAGRAMKTGLSGEAGEDFLDFIILSLETMVRSNTAKNYIADIYSEALRQYEHRNFIYSLIVRAAMASELFGVEHVSASLQRKLLTILDEARDPESQRRKKMFAFFWEQATRLETDEVWQKRVESYKMRTYRHLVERPDMKEAWQRYVQEPQRQNRVCRIAASYAVTRLESWRDSATQVEQMNRYVLTLAARELKRLQTWFGETAEKEILRYDGRRLAEQLEGRVWYDLQMIRVNGSLVGAVLGAFICCVRLALKGGW, from the coding sequence ATGCAACAATACAAGCGCAGTCATATTGCTGAGTATATCCTGGTGTTGGCGGCAATACTGCTCTTATTGGCATACCCTTTTACCGATTCTTTCGGCGGCTCCCTGGTGACGCATATGGCGGCGGCCGCATTGATCGGCGGCCTGGCCGACTGGTATGCCGTTACGGCACTGTTCCGAAGGCCGTTGGGGATTTCTTTTAAGACGGAACTGGTTCCGCGCAGCAAGGAACGTATTGCGGAAACGGCGCGGCATATGATTGAAAGTGAGATTTTGACGGTGCCGAACATGTACGCCGTTTTAAAGCATCATCCCGTATTGGATGCGGCGCTGACGTATTTGCATACGGAGCGGGGGTTCCAATCGGCGGAACGGATTTTGGGACAGATATTGAATACGTTTCTCTATACAGTCGATATGAAAAAGGCGGTTGCGGCTTTTTCCGACTTCGGTGAAGGAGCGCTGGCCAAACTGCAAATTGCGCCGATGGCCGGCAGAGCGATGAAAACAGGTCTGTCCGGTGAAGCGGGAGAGGACTTCCTCGATTTCATCATTCTTTCGCTGGAAACGATGGTCAGGAGCAACACGGCGAAAAATTATATTGCCGATATTTACAGCGAAGCGTTACGGCAGTACGAACACCGCAATTTTATCTATTCGCTCATCGTCAGGGCGGCTATGGCCAGCGAGCTTTTCGGCGTAGAACACGTATCGGCGAGTTTGCAGCGAAAATTATTGACTATTCTTGATGAGGCCAGAGATCCCGAATCCCAGCGCCGCAAGAAGATGTTTGCCTTTTTCTGGGAACAGGCGACGCGACTGGAAACGGATGAGGTCTGGCAGAAACGGGTGGAATCGTATAAGATGCGTACATACAGGCATCTTGTCGAGCGGCCGGATATGAAAGAAGCCTGGCAGCGCTACGTGCAGGAACCGCAGCGGCAGAACCGCGTCTGCCGCATTGCCGCCTCCTATGCCGTCACGCGGCTGGAAAGCTGGCGCGACAGTGCGACACAAGTGGAACAGATGAATCGCTATGTTCTTACGTTGGCTGCTCGTGAACTAAAACGGCTGCAAACCTGGTTCGGGGAAACGGCGGAAAAAGAAATTCTCCGCTACGATGGGCGCCGATTGGCGGAACAGCTGGAAGGCCGCGTCTGGTACGATTTACAGATGATCCGCGTCAACGGCTCTCTCGTGGGCGCCGTGTTGGGCGCCTTCATTTGCTGTGTTCGCCTGGCGTTGAAAGGAGGCTGGTAA